Part of the Candidatus Angelobacter sp. genome, GAGCACCTATCATCTGAAAGGCGTCGGCAACGGTTACGTGCTCGCCATCGGCGAAAAACGCATCTACATGAGCGGGGATTCCGAGGACATCACGGAGATGCGGGGATTGCAGGACATCGATGTCGCGTTTGTCTGCATGAACGTCCCGTTCACCATGACGATTGCCAAGGCGGTGAGCGCCGTCCGCCAGTTTCGACCGAAGGTGGTCTATCCCTACCATTACCGGAACCAGGATTCCTCGCTCGCGAACTTGAACG contains:
- a CDS encoding MBL fold metallo-hydrolase — protein: STYHLKGVGNGYVLAIGEKRIYMSGDSEDITEMRGLQDIDVAFVCMNVPFTMTIAKAVSAVRQFRPKVVYPYHYRNQDSSLANLNAFKQQVGTDLNVEVRLRKWY